Proteins encoded by one window of Streptobacillus felis:
- a CDS encoding putative toxin, protein MIESGRVDNVLNIASNIHKVNKVISGAINPNKLVDVSVGLSVGGSNRRANIESSESLSSRIDVNKKKEKIESLTNTAIRRYLDELLNDEKVLREIKNVSRLRYTNQIKDFNLWAKENGYKFILEARLGVKLSSSLEKEIEKVILYLSI, encoded by the coding sequence ATGATTGAAAGTGGAAGAGTAGATAATGTATTAAATATAGCTTCTAATATACATAAGGTAAATAAGGTTATTAGTGGAGCAATAAATCCTAATAAATTAGTTGATGTATCTGTAGGTTTAAGTGTTGGAGGAAGTAATAGACGGGCAAACATTGAAAGTAGTGAGAGCTTATCATCAAGAATAGATGTGAATAAAAAGAAAGAAAAAATAGAATCTTTAACAAATACAGCAATAAGAAGATATCTTGATGAGTTACTTAATGATGAAAAAGTATTGAGAGAAATAAAAAATGTTTCAAGATTGAGATATACAAATCAAATAAAGGATTTTAATTTATGGGCTAAAGAAAATGGATATAAATTTATTTTAGAAGCAAGATTAGGAGTAAAATTAAGTTCTAGTTTAGAAAAAGAAATTGAAAAAGTAATATTATATTTAAGTATATAG